One region of Microcoleus sp. FACHB-68 genomic DNA includes:
- a CDS encoding nitroreductase: MSNATHLSNGLIELENEPSQTLSFEETVRARRSFRSFLPTPVPNAQILQVLEDAQYSPSNCNTQPWNTHIVSGEKIKELGRILTEQNEAENFTPDFSFDMECFYGTYSERRIEHGKTFYEAMGVARGDKIARHKAAAKNYTFYGAPHVALLFMPSFGDNVRVGGDIGMYGQTFLLSLTARGLGGIPQTAIGFFAQTIREYLGISDELKLMFAIAFGYPDFTAPVNSVRMGRVPVSESVTFHH, from the coding sequence ATGTCAAACGCAACACACCTTTCAAACGGTCTCATTGAATTAGAAAATGAACCATCACAAACACTCTCTTTTGAAGAGACAGTTCGAGCGCGCCGCTCATTCCGCTCATTTTTACCAACACCCGTCCCTAACGCTCAAATTTTGCAAGTCTTGGAAGATGCACAATATTCTCCATCGAATTGCAACACGCAGCCGTGGAACACACACATCGTTTCGGGCGAAAAGATCAAAGAATTGGGCCGCATTCTAACCGAGCAAAACGAAGCGGAGAATTTCACGCCGGATTTTAGCTTCGATATGGAGTGCTTTTATGGCACCTATAGTGAACGCCGAATTGAACACGGCAAAACCTTTTATGAGGCGATGGGTGTGGCGCGGGGCGACAAGATCGCGCGTCATAAAGCCGCTGCAAAAAATTACACCTTCTACGGTGCACCTCATGTCGCTCTGCTGTTCATGCCTTCCTTTGGAGATAATGTGCGCGTTGGCGGTGACATTGGAATGTATGGCCAGACGTTTTTGTTGTCTCTGACGGCGCGCGGTTTAGGAGGTATTCCGCAGACCGCCATTGGCTTTTTTGCACAGACCATCCGCGAATATTTGGGTATCTCCGATGAACTCAAGCTGATGTTTGCCATTGCGTTTGGCTATCCAGACTTCACAGCACCAGTCAACAGTGTTCGGATGGGGCGCGTTCCCGTCTCAGAGAGCGTGACCTTTCACCATTAA
- the speB gene encoding agmatinase, with translation MTENPSENPMFQSPSTNNGHIASEAQRALELEARLPLTGWQQEVSKGLEYGLEAASSIQDRSIPTFSRGELPHYAGINTFLKAPYVEDVRKVGEYDVAIVGVPHDSGTTYRPGTRFGPQGIRRISALYTPYNFELGVDLREQITLCDVGDIFTIPANNEKSFDQISKGIAHIFSSGAFPIILGGDHSIGFPTVRGICRHLGDKKVGIIHFDRHADTQETDLDERMHTCPWFHATNMKNAPAKNLVQLGIGGWQVPRQGVKVCRERATNILTVTDIVEKGIDAAVDFALERALDGTDCVYISFDIDCIDAGFVPGTGWPEPGGLLPREALALLAKIVQRAPVCGLEVVEVSPPYDISDITSLMATRVICDTMAHLVLSGQLPRKQKPAYIFPESQPEMVAWS, from the coding sequence ATGACTGAAAATCCTTCAGAAAACCCCATGTTCCAAAGCCCATCGACAAATAACGGGCACATTGCATCGGAAGCGCAACGCGCTTTAGAATTGGAAGCGAGATTGCCCCTAACCGGCTGGCAGCAAGAGGTATCAAAAGGGCTGGAATACGGCTTGGAAGCAGCATCAAGTATTCAAGATCGCAGCATTCCCACATTTTCTCGCGGTGAACTGCCTCATTATGCCGGTATTAACACCTTTCTCAAAGCGCCTTATGTAGAAGATGTGCGTAAGGTTGGAGAATATGATGTTGCAATTGTCGGTGTTCCTCATGACTCCGGAACCACTTATCGTCCCGGTACAAGATTTGGCCCTCAAGGAATTCGGCGGATTTCTGCACTCTATACCCCCTACAACTTCGAGTTAGGTGTTGATCTGCGCGAACAAATTACGCTTTGCGATGTCGGGGATATTTTCACGATTCCCGCTAATAATGAAAAGTCATTTGATCAGATTTCTAAAGGTATCGCTCACATCTTTAGTTCGGGTGCATTTCCGATTATTTTAGGCGGCGATCATTCCATTGGTTTCCCCACAGTACGGGGGATTTGCCGGCATTTAGGGGATAAAAAAGTTGGCATTATTCACTTTGATCGCCACGCCGACACCCAAGAAACTGACCTCGACGAACGGATGCACACCTGTCCTTGGTTTCATGCCACCAACATGAAAAACGCCCCAGCGAAAAACTTGGTACAACTGGGAATTGGCGGTTGGCAAGTGCCTCGTCAGGGTGTAAAAGTTTGCCGGGAACGCGCGACTAATATTCTCACCGTTACTGACATTGTAGAAAAAGGAATTGATGCCGCCGTCGATTTCGCCTTAGAACGCGCCTTAGATGGCACTGACTGCGTTTATATCAGCTTTGATATTGATTGCATTGATGCCGGATTTGTCCCCGGTACAGGTTGGCCAGAACCCGGTGGATTACTGCCTCGTGAAGCCTTAGCTTTATTAGCAAAAATTGTGCAGCGTGCCCCGGTTTGCGGGTTGGAAGTTGTGGAAGTTTCTCCACCTTATGACATCAGCGATATTACTTCACTCATGGCAACTCGCGTAATTTGTGACACAATGGCTCATTTAGTGCTGTCGGGACAACTGCCACGGAAGCAGAAGCCGGCCTATATTTTTCCAGAGTCACAACCGGAAATGGTTGCGTGGTCATAA
- a CDS encoding NAD(P)-binding domain-containing protein: MKIGILGTGHIGKTLARKLSAAGHDVKVANSRGPETIEADVLAFGARAVSTAEAVEDVEVVILSIPLNRIPTIAPLIANLPAETVVIDTSNYYPHRDDKIDAIEAGQVESLWVAEQLGRPIAKAWNAIGSGSFATKGKPAGSPDRIALPVAADREKDRSVAMALVEDTGLDAFDAGTLADSWRQQPGSPCYCTDLSREEMPAALASAERERLPRRRELAIEAIVERVGDSTTNPDSDYAVRLTRALFM; encoded by the coding sequence ATGAAGATAGGCATTCTTGGCACTGGCCATATCGGAAAGACTTTGGCACGCAAACTCAGTGCGGCTGGACATGACGTGAAGGTGGCCAACTCTCGCGGCCCCGAGACCATCGAGGCCGATGTGCTGGCTTTCGGCGCACGCGCGGTATCGACGGCTGAAGCTGTCGAGGACGTTGAAGTGGTGATCCTCTCGATCCCTCTCAACCGCATTCCCACAATCGCGCCACTGATCGCCAACCTACCAGCCGAGACAGTCGTCATCGACACGTCCAATTACTATCCCCACCGCGACGACAAGATCGATGCTATCGAGGCCGGGCAGGTTGAGAGCCTTTGGGTGGCCGAACAGCTAGGCCGGCCGATCGCCAAGGCGTGGAACGCGATCGGGTCTGGCTCCTTCGCCACTAAGGGCAAGCCTGCTGGAAGCCCTGACCGTATCGCCCTCCCTGTCGCTGCTGACCGCGAGAAGGATCGCTCCGTGGCGATGGCCCTCGTCGAAGACACCGGGCTTGATGCTTTCGACGCCGGCACGCTTGCCGATTCGTGGCGCCAGCAGCCCGGATCGCCCTGTTACTGCACAGACCTCAGCCGCGAGGAGATGCCTGCCGCGCTCGCCTCGGCGGAACGTGAGCGCTTGCCCAGGCGCCGCGAGCTTGCGATCGAGGCGATCGTGGAGCGGGTGGGTGATAGCACTACCAACCCTGATTCTGACTATGCCGTGCGCCTGACCCGCGCGCTGTTCATGTGA
- a CDS encoding MarR family transcriptional regulator: MDNNSNINQRRQVGRQLSFALYSASNRVIRLHRPFLEPLGLTYPQFLVMLALYEGTPRTVGEVGLELGMDNGTLTPLLKRLESAGLVTRTRDQQDERRVLIDLTEAGEALREAACSIPEKIETACRLSDEDLAELRDTLNGLAIPRLAKALDHEPPSN, translated from the coding sequence ATGGATAACAACTCGAACATCAACCAACGGCGACAGGTGGGGAGGCAGCTTTCGTTTGCCCTCTATAGTGCGTCGAACCGCGTCATTCGGCTTCATCGGCCCTTTCTTGAGCCTTTGGGCCTGACCTATCCTCAGTTTCTGGTCATGCTCGCTCTCTACGAGGGCACCCCGCGCACTGTTGGGGAAGTAGGGCTTGAACTGGGTATGGATAACGGAACCTTGACGCCCCTCTTAAAGCGCCTTGAGAGCGCGGGGTTGGTGACGCGCACCCGTGACCAGCAGGACGAACGCCGCGTTCTTATCGATCTGACAGAAGCGGGCGAGGCACTCCGCGAGGCAGCGTGCTCGATCCCTGAAAAGATCGAGACGGCCTGCCGTCTCTCCGATGAAGACCTTGCCGAGCTTCGCGACACGTTGAACGGGCTGGCAATACCCCGTTTAGCCAAGGCTCTCGACCACGAACCACCTTCCAACTGA
- a CDS encoding NmrA family NAD(P)-binding protein: MATDNSPLIFLMGVTGQTGRFILEDFDRNSSDARIRIGVRKQEDLERLHNEGRDAVLFDLDDPRTFGPALCGVERLNILTGYTIAMTHQTKTLVDAAKKAGVKHIVNQGVFANDDCTDSKFSWFALVECYIEASGIPWTHLHPNMFMDGMLNVSPPTGGSFPVFWGEQRVGYIAVTDIAAVTAKVLRDGPENHASKNYYLSTETMTGPELAIMLSEVMGRTITCDVRHPADMEALFKAGGLKVEDWYAKSSIEFCTQLADGRLGYFGTVRDDIPYLLGRPGTSFRAWATAHRAELLDLVDRRADETPTE; encoded by the coding sequence ATGGCGACCGACAACAGCCCACTCATCTTCCTTATGGGCGTCACCGGCCAGACCGGCCGCTTCATTTTGGAGGATTTCGACCGAAACTCGAGCGACGCACGCATCCGTATCGGGGTACGCAAGCAGGAGGATCTGGAGCGGTTGCACAATGAAGGTCGCGACGCGGTGCTGTTCGACCTCGACGATCCGCGCACATTCGGGCCCGCGCTCTGCGGTGTCGAGCGGCTCAATATCCTGACCGGCTACACGATCGCCATGACGCACCAGACCAAGACGCTGGTCGATGCCGCCAAGAAGGCAGGGGTGAAACACATCGTCAATCAGGGCGTCTTTGCCAACGACGACTGCACCGACTCGAAATTCTCCTGGTTCGCGCTGGTCGAGTGCTACATCGAGGCCAGTGGCATACCCTGGACACATCTGCACCCCAATATGTTCATGGATGGAATGTTGAACGTGTCGCCGCCGACGGGCGGTTCGTTCCCGGTGTTCTGGGGAGAGCAGCGGGTCGGCTACATCGCCGTTACAGATATTGCGGCGGTCACGGCTAAGGTCTTGCGCGACGGACCCGAGAACCACGCCTCGAAGAACTATTATCTCAGCACCGAGACGATGACGGGGCCCGAACTCGCCATCATGTTGAGCGAGGTCATGGGCCGCACGATCACCTGCGACGTGCGCCATCCAGCGGACATGGAAGCCTTGTTCAAGGCGGGCGGGTTGAAGGTCGAGGACTGGTACGCCAAGAGCTCGATAGAATTCTGCACACAACTCGCCGACGGGCGGCTGGGCTATTTCGGCACGGTGCGCGACGACATCCCATATCTGCTGGGTCGGCCCGGAACCAGTTTCCGTGCTTGGGCGACAGCACACCGGGCCGAACTGCTCGATCTGGTCGATCGGCGCGCCGACGAAACTCCCACGGAATAA
- the hypA gene encoding hydrogenase maturation nickel metallochaperone HypA: MHETDMTKALIVTVRKWWKEQPDRPKISQVHLTVGQFTCVEPVSLQFAFEVQTRNTFLDGAELVIEETPLIAFCHQCRQEYRPEIGIQYACPTCQSPMDDIRSGRELKIERIEYSQPDVVTSSKSEE, translated from the coding sequence ATGCACGAAACTGATATGACCAAAGCGCTGATTGTAACGGTGCGAAAATGGTGGAAAGAACAACCAGATCGCCCCAAAATTTCTCAGGTTCATCTAACAGTCGGTCAATTTACTTGTGTTGAACCTGTGAGTTTGCAATTTGCCTTTGAAGTTCAAACCCGCAATACGTTTCTAGATGGCGCAGAATTAGTTATTGAAGAAACGCCGCTGATTGCTTTCTGCCATCAATGCCGGCAGGAATATCGTCCTGAAATTGGTATTCAATATGCTTGCCCAACTTGTCAGTCTCCAATGGATGATATTCGCTCAGGGCGAGAACTGAAAATTGAGCGCATTGAATATTCGCAACCTGATGTTGTTACTTCCAGTAAAAGCGAAGAGTAA